One stretch of Chitinophaga pendula DNA includes these proteins:
- a CDS encoding redoxin family protein has translation MAADKTVRFMRNTYCYFIISIITLCSFLPIEEGTLDIGAPLPKADVLLTDVSGQQISLGKAKGPNGLLVIFSANSCPYVIRNQARTKTICQYAKQRQLGVVLVNSNEAMRSGEDSPAAMKSYAAAQQFEWHYVIDRKSELADAFDARHTPECFLFDRSGMLVYKGAIDDNPGNAEAVKIRHLHNAINDMLAGKAAQVSSAPSMGCNIKRF, from the coding sequence ATGGCAGCCGATAAAACTGTCCGCTTTATGCGTAATACCTACTGCTACTTTATTATCTCTATTATCACTCTTTGTTCTTTTCTTCCTATTGAAGAAGGTACACTAGACATTGGTGCTCCGTTGCCAAAGGCGGATGTGCTGTTAACGGATGTTTCCGGGCAACAGATCAGTCTTGGTAAGGCGAAGGGGCCTAATGGGTTATTGGTGATATTTTCGGCTAACAGCTGTCCTTATGTGATCCGTAATCAGGCCAGGACCAAAACGATCTGTCAGTATGCGAAGCAACGTCAGTTGGGTGTGGTGTTAGTGAATTCGAATGAGGCGATGCGTAGTGGGGAGGATTCTCCTGCAGCTATGAAATCTTATGCGGCTGCGCAGCAGTTTGAGTGGCATTATGTGATCGACAGGAAATCGGAGTTGGCGGATGCTTTCGATGCGCGTCATACGCCGGAGTGTTTTCTTTTTGACCGTTCGGGTATGTTGGTGTATAAGGGGGCGATAGATGATAATCCCGGCAATGCGGAAGCGGTAAAGATCCGGCATTTGCATAATGCGATCAACGATATGCTGGCAGGCAAGGCAGCCCAGGTTAGCAGTGCCCCATCTATGGGTTGCAATATTAAACGATTCTGA
- a CDS encoding (Fe-S)-binding protein, whose product MHIRTMADYAASGESPEILFWVGCAGSFDQRAQKITKAFATILDAAGIQFAILGKEESCTGDPARRAGNEFIFQMMAQNNIQLLNAYGIKKIVTACPHCFNTIKNEYPELGGHYEVIHHATYLQQLIDEGKVRMKEGGSFKGKKITYHDSCYLGRANNIYEAPRKVLEALDSELVEMKRCRSKGLCCGAGGAQMFKEEEKGTTRVNFDRGAEAVATGASVIASNCPFCMTMLTDGVKEQGKEDSVQVLDIAEMIARDLAQGN is encoded by the coding sequence ATGCATATAAGAACTATGGCAGATTATGCCGCGAGCGGAGAATCACCGGAGATACTTTTCTGGGTGGGATGTGCCGGCAGTTTTGATCAGCGGGCGCAGAAGATCACGAAGGCATTTGCCACTATCCTGGATGCGGCGGGAATACAATTTGCTATATTGGGTAAGGAGGAGAGCTGTACGGGTGATCCTGCCCGTCGGGCGGGTAATGAGTTCATCTTCCAGATGATGGCCCAGAATAATATACAGCTGTTAAATGCTTATGGTATTAAAAAGATCGTGACGGCGTGTCCGCATTGTTTTAATACTATTAAAAACGAATATCCTGAGCTGGGAGGACATTATGAGGTGATCCACCATGCTACTTACCTGCAGCAGCTGATCGATGAGGGGAAGGTGCGTATGAAGGAAGGCGGTAGTTTTAAGGGGAAAAAGATCACGTATCATGATTCTTGTTACCTGGGCAGGGCGAACAACATTTATGAGGCGCCGCGGAAGGTGCTGGAGGCGTTGGATTCTGAGCTGGTGGAGATGAAACGTTGCCGCAGTAAGGGACTGTGTTGTGGTGCCGGCGGAGCGCAAATGTTCAAGGAAGAAGAGAAGGGTACTACCCGTGTTAACTTCGACCGTGGAGCGGAGGCGGTGGCTACCGGTGCGTCTGTGATCGCTTCCAACTGTCCGTTTTGTATGACGATGCTGACAGACGGGGTGAAAGAGCAGGGTAAGGAGGACAGTGTGCAGGTGCTGGACATTGCCGAGATGATCGCCCGGGATCTGGCGCAGGGTAACTGA
- the mltG gene encoding endolytic transglycosylase MltG: MATNNRSKKKTQSQRSLWIKRILVVLCALIAGVAVYLSYRVFGPNTRAIKDDKYFYIRTGSTYNDVLAGLEEQEVIRNRKSFDWVARELDYPSRVKAGRYKIDRGMSNFEIVKLLRSGRQTPVKLVINRLRTKDDFVRKISLNLEADSTALRALMADQVYLRQFGLDSNTVMCAVVPNTYEYYWNTSAESVFKKLEHARDDFWTDVRKEKARRLGLSKNQVTIIASIVEEETNKNDEKPLISSVYLNRLKKGMRLQADPTVKFALQDFGLKRIRQHHTLFDSPYNTYRYAGMPPGPICTPSVKSLDAVLNTPDTDYIYFCARADFSGYHAFAATYAAHMINARLYQTALNNMGY; this comes from the coding sequence ATGGCCACCAATAACCGATCTAAGAAGAAAACACAATCTCAGCGATCCTTATGGATCAAACGTATCCTGGTTGTTCTTTGCGCACTGATCGCCGGCGTGGCGGTTTATCTTTCGTATCGGGTATTTGGACCGAATACGAGGGCTATCAAGGATGACAAGTACTTTTATATTCGTACGGGCAGTACTTATAATGATGTGCTAGCCGGGCTGGAAGAGCAGGAGGTGATACGTAACCGCAAGAGTTTTGATTGGGTGGCGCGGGAGTTGGATTATCCTTCGCGGGTGAAGGCGGGGCGTTATAAGATAGATCGCGGGATGAGTAATTTCGAGATCGTAAAGCTGTTACGATCTGGCAGGCAGACACCTGTGAAGCTGGTGATCAACCGGTTGCGGACCAAGGATGATTTTGTACGAAAGATCAGTCTGAACCTGGAAGCGGATTCTACGGCATTGCGTGCATTGATGGCGGACCAGGTATATTTGCGTCAGTTTGGATTGGATTCCAATACGGTGATGTGTGCGGTGGTTCCTAATACTTACGAGTACTATTGGAATACATCGGCAGAAAGTGTGTTCAAGAAACTGGAGCATGCGCGGGATGATTTTTGGACGGATGTGCGGAAGGAGAAAGCGCGGCGGTTGGGTCTGAGCAAGAACCAGGTGACTATCATTGCATCTATTGTGGAGGAGGAGACTAACAAAAATGACGAGAAGCCTTTGATCTCGAGTGTGTACCTGAATCGTTTAAAAAAAGGGATGCGTTTACAGGCAGATCCGACGGTAAAGTTTGCTTTGCAGGATTTCGGTTTGAAGCGTATCCGTCAGCACCATACGTTATTTGACTCTCCTTATAATACTTATCGTTATGCCGGTATGCCTCCCGGTCCGATTTGTACGCCATCTGTCAAGTCGCTTGATGCGGTATTGAATACACCGGATACGGATTATATTTATTTCTGTGCGCGAGCGGATTTTTCCGGCTATCATGCTTTTGCGGCTACTTATGCAGCACATATGATCAATGCGAGATTGTATCAAACTGCGTTGAATAACATGGGATATTAA
- a CDS encoding sigma-54 interaction domain-containing protein — translation MEIQSIKNRFGIIGNSPALNYALQVAAQVANTDLTVLIVGESGVGKEVFSQIIHALSARKHNPFIAVNCGAIPEGTIDSELFGHEKGSFTGAVDSRKGYFETVNGGTIFLDEIGEMPLGTQARLLRVLETGEYIRVGSSKVQKTDVRVIAATNRDLLEQTQTGKFREDLYYRLNTVPIRVPSLRDRKEDIPLLFRKFCVDFSERYKTPSIQLDDEARNMLINYPWRGNVRELKNMAEQISVLAHDKQVNAQELRRFLPEIPEVNRLPMLAAPQGQPAGDFASERDILYKLFFDMKKDVTELKKMFFDILQNPNLVNSDHFQEHHIVGGGNYHAPAEVVTAPALAANQPILIHDNKIDHHEEVEETLAIADKEKELIVKALRKHKGKRKDAALDLGISERTLYRKLKEYNIND, via the coding sequence ATGGAGATACAATCCATAAAAAACAGATTTGGCATTATAGGTAATTCGCCTGCATTGAACTATGCATTGCAGGTAGCCGCCCAGGTGGCGAATACGGACCTTACGGTGTTGATCGTTGGGGAGAGTGGTGTAGGTAAGGAGGTATTTTCACAGATCATACATGCGTTAAGTGCGCGTAAACATAATCCTTTCATTGCGGTGAACTGTGGAGCGATCCCGGAGGGGACTATAGACTCTGAGTTGTTCGGGCATGAGAAGGGTTCCTTTACCGGTGCGGTGGATAGTCGTAAAGGTTATTTCGAGACGGTGAATGGGGGAACGATCTTTTTGGATGAGATAGGTGAGATGCCGTTGGGAACGCAGGCGAGGTTATTGCGTGTGCTGGAGACGGGGGAATATATCAGAGTAGGATCGTCGAAGGTGCAGAAGACGGATGTGCGGGTGATAGCAGCGACCAACCGTGATTTGCTGGAGCAGACGCAGACGGGTAAATTCCGGGAGGATCTTTATTACCGTTTGAACACGGTGCCAATACGGGTGCCTTCTTTGCGGGATCGTAAGGAGGATATTCCTTTATTGTTCAGGAAATTCTGTGTTGATTTTTCGGAGCGTTACAAGACGCCATCTATACAATTGGACGATGAGGCGCGTAATATGCTCATCAATTATCCTTGGAGGGGTAATGTGCGTGAATTAAAAAATATGGCGGAGCAGATCTCTGTGCTGGCGCATGATAAGCAGGTGAATGCGCAGGAGTTGCGGCGTTTTCTGCCGGAGATACCGGAAGTGAACCGGTTGCCGATGCTAGCGGCGCCACAGGGGCAGCCGGCGGGTGATTTTGCTTCGGAGCGGGACATTCTTTACAAGTTATTTTTTGACATGAAAAAGGATGTGACGGAGTTAAAAAAGATGTTCTTCGATATATTGCAGAATCCTAATCTGGTGAACAGTGATCATTTCCAGGAGCATCATATTGTAGGGGGTGGTAATTACCATGCACCTGCGGAGGTGGTGACGGCGCCGGCGCTGGCAGCGAATCAGCCGATATTGATCCATGATAACAAGATTGACCACCATGAAGAGGTAGAGGAAACGCTTGCGATTGCGGACAAGGAGAAGGAGCTGATTGTGAAAGCGCTGCGTAAACACAAGGGGAAACGTAAAGATGCGGCGCTGGACCTGGGTATATCTGAGCGTACTTTGTACCGTAAACTGAAAGAATACAATATTAATGATTGA
- the secG gene encoding preprotein translocase subunit SecG produces MLLIIFGVLIVLACVLLGFFVLIQNPKGGGLSGSFGGFGNQVMGVRQTTDVLEKGTWILATLIAVLCLTSSFFIDKGAVPAQRKTIMEQAAGQSAPAAVPAAPVNTPAPQQKPAAPGK; encoded by the coding sequence ATGTTATTAATAATCTTTGGTGTACTTATCGTCCTGGCTTGTGTGTTACTGGGCTTTTTTGTATTGATCCAGAATCCTAAAGGAGGCGGCCTGTCCGGTTCTTTTGGTGGTTTTGGTAACCAGGTGATGGGTGTTCGTCAAACGACGGATGTACTGGAGAAAGGCACCTGGATACTGGCGACGCTGATCGCTGTATTATGTCTGACCTCTTCTTTCTTTATTGATAAGGGGGCGGTACCTGCACAACGTAAGACTATTATGGAGCAAGCTGCTGGTCAGAGTGCGCCTGCTGCTGTTCCAGCTGCACCGGTTAACACACCTGCGCCACAGCAAAAGCCTGCGGCTCCTGGTAAATAA
- a CDS encoding M12 family metallopeptidase has translation MNRKTHFAAGAVAIAALLSFAACNKPSTDAVSIPETEPIEVRTVQIGTQELTYARKGGLNIFEGDIALSDQQLKLSSGGMQSEGAGVLAVDRWPQARIYYTIASNMYTANRQKITDAINHYNQNTRIRWIPRTNESNYVVFIPGASNGADGWAAIGMWGGLQNISLDAFISLGSVIHEMGHAAGLYHEHTRRDRDQYIRILWNNIQSGQSYNFNIYNSGTDYGTFDFNSVMMYWPTSYSANGQPTIVRANGSTFTYNRGGLTAGDISALNTMYP, from the coding sequence ATGAACAGGAAAACCCATTTTGCGGCTGGCGCTGTAGCCATTGCTGCATTACTATCCTTTGCTGCCTGTAACAAACCATCCACTGATGCTGTATCTATTCCGGAGACTGAGCCCATTGAGGTCAGGACGGTGCAGATAGGTACCCAGGAGCTTACTTATGCCCGCAAGGGAGGTTTGAACATTTTCGAGGGTGATATTGCCCTATCAGACCAACAATTAAAGTTGAGCAGTGGGGGCATGCAGTCGGAAGGCGCGGGGGTGCTGGCGGTAGACCGCTGGCCGCAGGCCCGTATTTATTACACGATAGCCAGTAACATGTATACGGCTAACCGGCAGAAGATCACGGATGCCATCAACCATTACAATCAAAATACGCGTATCCGCTGGATCCCCCGTACGAATGAGTCCAACTACGTGGTATTTATTCCCGGTGCGTCCAATGGTGCGGACGGCTGGGCTGCGATCGGCATGTGGGGAGGTTTACAGAATATCAGTCTGGATGCTTTTATCTCATTGGGGAGTGTGATCCATGAGATGGGGCATGCGGCGGGGCTTTATCACGAGCATACCCGTCGTGACCGGGATCAGTACATCCGGATATTGTGGAACAATATTCAATCGGGTCAGTCTTATAATTTCAACATTTATAATTCCGGGACGGACTATGGTACCTTTGATTTCAATTCTGTGATGATGTACTGGCCTACCTCCTATTCTGCCAATGGGCAGCCTACTATTGTAAGGGCTAATGGCAGTACTTTCACTTATAATCGCGGTGGTCTTACAGCCGGTGATATCAGTGCTTTGAACACAATGTATCCATAG
- the lptE gene encoding LPS assembly lipoprotein LptE — MPKLLQGVIAAALILITGGCSVKYSASGASIDQEAKTVNVRFIENRAPINNPTLSNRVSEKLRNKVQAQTKLVQTNDDGADYEFKGAITGYSFSNAAVTNVDQAATSRLTVTINITFVKRVGDKKGFTQSFSRSADFSASQLPSAVENGLLDNTIIPQITDDIFNRAFANW, encoded by the coding sequence ATGCCAAAATTATTACAAGGTGTTATTGCTGCTGCGCTGATCCTTATTACGGGCGGTTGCAGTGTTAAGTACTCTGCTTCTGGTGCTAGTATTGACCAGGAGGCGAAGACGGTGAATGTGCGGTTTATTGAGAACCGGGCGCCTATTAACAACCCTACGTTGAGTAACCGGGTATCGGAGAAATTGCGGAATAAGGTACAGGCGCAGACCAAGCTGGTGCAGACGAATGATGATGGGGCGGATTATGAGTTTAAGGGAGCGATTACCGGGTATTCCTTTTCGAATGCGGCGGTAACGAATGTGGATCAGGCGGCTACTTCGCGTCTGACGGTGACTATTAATATTACTTTTGTTAAGCGTGTTGGTGACAAGAAAGGGTTTACCCAATCTTTTTCGCGGTCGGCAGATTTCAGTGCCAGCCAGTTGCCCAGCGCTGTAGAGAATGGATTGTTGGATAATACGATCATTCCCCAGATCACGGATGATATCTTTAACCGGGCGTTTGCCAACTGGTAG
- a CDS encoding terpene synthase family protein yields MLASPCVLPKPYYPFPSLISPHAERIKVETDHWLDVDYEFLPQKLRQVYKRSNFGYITARCLPHIRELSHLRPAARFMLWGTLFDDYFEYKSEDELKVITRRLEAILSGDQPDPEEHPFFHLLVIIRDELLSFMPAAWFSRFSSHVIAYCASMQLEVPFKDQVDFTPPPLKDFLQLRELTIGCQAFHDLIDIEIGSVMSDDSMCSERMKRLYSLSARLFAWCNDFFSLEKDLGREPLNLVFVLQHERQLSLEEACNEAMALHDEDLREFIQLCGSMKDPQEALFADYLGIMIQGQSTWYEVDTQRYKLGGSPGAGEMK; encoded by the coding sequence ATGTTAGCTTCACCCTGTGTATTGCCCAAACCCTATTATCCTTTCCCGTCGCTGATCAGTCCTCATGCTGAGCGTATAAAAGTGGAAACGGACCATTGGCTTGATGTCGACTATGAGTTTTTGCCTCAAAAATTGCGACAGGTTTACAAGCGCTCTAATTTTGGTTACATAACGGCCCGTTGCCTGCCACATATAAGAGAGCTATCCCATTTACGGCCAGCAGCCAGGTTCATGTTATGGGGTACTTTATTTGACGATTACTTTGAATACAAAAGTGAAGATGAGCTTAAAGTGATCACCAGGCGCCTGGAAGCCATCCTATCAGGCGACCAACCCGATCCGGAGGAACATCCTTTCTTCCACCTCCTGGTCATCATCCGGGACGAATTGCTATCATTCATGCCTGCTGCCTGGTTTTCCCGTTTTTCCTCTCATGTGATAGCATATTGTGCCAGTATGCAATTGGAGGTTCCCTTCAAAGACCAGGTCGACTTTACACCGCCTCCTTTAAAAGATTTCTTACAGCTCCGAGAACTTACCATCGGTTGCCAGGCCTTTCATGATCTGATAGATATTGAAATCGGATCAGTAATGAGTGATGATAGTATGTGCAGTGAAAGAATGAAAAGGTTGTATAGCCTATCAGCACGGCTATTTGCATGGTGCAACGATTTCTTTTCGCTTGAAAAGGACCTCGGGCGGGAGCCGTTAAACCTGGTGTTCGTGTTACAGCATGAAAGGCAGCTGTCATTGGAGGAAGCATGTAATGAGGCAATGGCGCTCCACGACGAGGATCTGAGGGAATTCATTCAGCTCTGCGGGTCGATGAAGGACCCGCAGGAAGCGCTATTTGCGGATTACTTGGGTATTATGATCCAGGGTCAATCTACCTGGTATGAAGTAGATACCCAGCGATATAAATTAGGTGGTTCACCGGGTGCTGGAGAAATGAAGTAG
- a CDS encoding YihY/virulence factor BrkB family protein: protein MVNLEKSILQSGPARKLVNISKRLVLPGFEGIVLYDVITFFRREIKNISLAERAAAISFNFLLAIPPFFIFLFTLVPFIPMKNIEPTLYELAESLTPNYNTYIIVRDMIHDFLYTHRNGLLSIAFLTGYFYSSNAVMGIMRSFNKVQRGFRQRKWWQRRLLALQLTALLSFLLIIAVVLIVVQGKILGAIFDALHIQNAFIRSSIDAVRWALIVLLFFSIIAVIYRFAPATPKRWKFITPGSTLATVLMILATLGFSFFVNNFGNYNKIYGSVGTILILMLWVFFNSFILLVGFELNVGIQALKARSKTREVANGLPAPSNA from the coding sequence ATGGTCAATCTCGAAAAAAGTATACTGCAATCAGGTCCTGCCCGTAAGCTGGTAAATATCAGCAAGCGGTTGGTGCTGCCCGGATTTGAGGGTATTGTATTGTACGATGTGATTACTTTTTTCAGGCGGGAGATCAAAAATATCAGCCTAGCTGAGCGTGCGGCGGCTATTTCTTTTAATTTTCTGCTGGCGATCCCTCCTTTCTTCATTTTCCTGTTTACGTTAGTGCCCTTTATTCCGATGAAGAATATAGAGCCTACGTTGTATGAGTTAGCGGAGTCGCTCACGCCTAACTATAACACCTATATTATTGTGCGGGATATGATCCATGATTTCCTGTATACGCATCGTAACGGGTTGTTGTCCATTGCTTTTCTGACTGGTTACTTTTATTCTTCCAATGCGGTGATGGGGATTATGCGATCGTTTAATAAGGTACAGCGTGGGTTCCGTCAGCGGAAGTGGTGGCAACGGCGGTTGCTGGCATTGCAACTGACGGCATTGTTGAGTTTTTTGCTGATCATCGCGGTGGTGTTGATTGTTGTGCAGGGTAAAATACTGGGAGCGATCTTTGATGCCCTTCATATTCAGAATGCGTTTATTCGTTCGAGTATAGATGCTGTGAGATGGGCGTTGATCGTATTATTGTTCTTTTCCATTATTGCGGTGATCTACCGGTTTGCACCGGCGACGCCTAAGCGTTGGAAATTTATTACGCCCGGATCTACGTTGGCGACGGTGTTAATGATCCTGGCGACGCTTGGTTTTTCTTTCTTTGTGAACAATTTTGGCAACTACAATAAAATTTACGGATCGGTAGGAACGATATTGATCCTGATGTTGTGGGTATTTTTCAATTCCTTTATACTGTTGGTTGGATTTGAATTAAATGTGGGTATCCAGGCTTTGAAGGCCCGCAGCAAAACAAGAGAAGTTGCCAATGGCTTGCCGGCACCGTCCAATGCCTGA
- the miaB gene encoding tRNA (N6-isopentenyl adenosine(37)-C2)-methylthiotransferase MiaB: MLEQVTKVHDESRQGEAYVATAVDSGAYTKKFYIESYGCQMNFNDSEIVASILQQEGFGATRNFEEAQLILLNTCSIREKAEQTVRKRLTEFRKIKQRTPGMLVGVLGCMAERLKAQLLEEEKLVDLVVGPDAYRTLPALIEEAHTGQKAVNVLLSREETYADISPVRLDSNGVTGFVSIMRGCNNMCSFCVVPFTRGRERSREATSVVREAFDLFERGYREVTLLGQNVDSYYWTPATAEQGTEPVTFAALLEMVAQISPLLRVRFSTSHPKDITDEVLYTMAKYENICNYIHLPVQSGSTRILQLMNRTYTREWYMKKVARIREILPDCGLSTDIITGFCTETEEDHQETLSMMEYAQYDLAYMFFYSERPGTLAARRYQDDVPEEVKKRRLAEVVEVHRNQALASMQRDLGKTFKVLVEGVSKRSVDELFGRNDQNKVVIFPKGQYQKGDYVWVTIEDCTAATLRGRVTEPAA; this comes from the coding sequence ATGTTGGAACAGGTTACCAAAGTGCATGATGAAAGTCGCCAGGGAGAAGCATATGTTGCTACGGCGGTTGACAGTGGTGCTTATACCAAAAAATTCTATATAGAGAGTTACGGTTGCCAGATGAACTTCAATGATAGTGAGATCGTAGCATCTATTCTTCAGCAGGAGGGATTCGGGGCGACGCGCAATTTTGAAGAGGCGCAGTTGATCTTGCTGAATACCTGTTCTATCCGGGAGAAGGCGGAGCAGACGGTACGTAAGCGATTAACAGAATTCCGTAAGATAAAGCAGCGTACGCCGGGTATGCTGGTAGGTGTGCTGGGGTGCATGGCGGAGCGTTTGAAGGCACAGTTGCTGGAGGAGGAAAAGCTGGTGGACCTGGTAGTGGGGCCTGATGCATACCGGACGTTGCCGGCATTGATCGAGGAGGCTCATACGGGTCAGAAGGCGGTGAATGTGTTGTTGAGCCGGGAGGAGACGTATGCGGATATTAGTCCGGTGCGGTTGGATAGTAATGGGGTGACTGGTTTTGTGTCTATCATGCGGGGATGTAACAATATGTGTTCATTCTGTGTGGTACCCTTTACGCGTGGGCGGGAGCGCAGCCGGGAGGCTACTTCAGTGGTGCGGGAGGCGTTTGATCTTTTTGAACGCGGTTACCGGGAGGTGACGTTACTGGGGCAGAATGTGGACAGTTATTACTGGACGCCTGCTACGGCGGAGCAAGGTACGGAGCCTGTTACGTTTGCGGCGTTGCTGGAGATGGTAGCGCAGATCAGTCCATTGTTGCGGGTTCGGTTCAGCACCAGTCATCCGAAAGACATTACGGATGAGGTGTTGTATACGATGGCCAAGTACGAAAACATTTGTAACTATATACATCTGCCGGTACAGAGTGGCAGTACGCGTATCCTTCAATTGATGAACCGTACTTATACCCGGGAGTGGTATATGAAAAAGGTGGCGCGTATCCGGGAGATATTGCCGGACTGCGGACTATCTACGGATATCATTACGGGGTTCTGTACAGAGACGGAGGAGGATCACCAGGAGACGTTGAGTATGATGGAATATGCGCAGTATGATCTGGCGTATATGTTCTTTTATTCGGAGCGGCCGGGTACGCTGGCGGCCCGTCGTTACCAGGATGATGTACCGGAGGAGGTAAAGAAGCGCCGGTTGGCGGAAGTGGTAGAGGTACATCGTAACCAGGCGCTGGCCAGTATGCAGCGGGATCTGGGCAAGACGTTCAAGGTATTGGTGGAAGGGGTATCCAAACGTTCTGTTGATGAGTTATTCGGCAGGAACGACCAGAACAAGGTGGTGATATTTCCGAAGGGGCAATACCAGAAAGGGGATTATGTGTGGGTGACGATCGAAGATTGTACGGCAGCTACGCTGAGGGGCCGGGTAACGGAGCCGGCGGCATAG